In a single window of the Candidatus Hydrogenedentota bacterium genome:
- a CDS encoding flotillin-like FloA family protein encodes MGDTLSALLMPVAAIVALGIVFLIVRLLGLWFRARMSGAPVSLACIVGMALKRVNPRAVVDAYAIAKTAGVDAPLEDIESHAMMGGRLHRTVVACAAAKKADVEFPFAMARAMDLTGRDAMETVQDLIRAKREGDRDAANSVDADAARGMIGKRGEVTVAVAPPGIVMVDGVRVNAMCATGYIKKSAKVRIVSAKDNMVIVDPVVETCERTD; translated from the coding sequence ATGGGCGACACGCTGTCCGCGTTGTTGATGCCGGTCGCCGCCATCGTCGCGTTGGGAATTGTGTTCCTGATCGTGCGCCTGCTGGGACTTTGGTTCCGCGCGCGGATGTCCGGCGCCCCGGTGTCGTTGGCGTGCATTGTAGGAATGGCGTTGAAGCGTGTGAACCCGCGAGCGGTCGTGGACGCCTACGCGATCGCCAAGACCGCCGGTGTGGATGCGCCTCTTGAGGACATCGAGAGCCACGCGATGATGGGCGGCCGCCTGCACCGAACGGTGGTTGCGTGCGCGGCGGCGAAGAAGGCCGATGTGGAGTTCCCGTTCGCGATGGCGCGCGCGATGGACTTGACGGGACGCGATGCAATGGAGACGGTGCAGGACCTGATTCGCGCAAAACGCGAAGGCGATCGCGACGCGGCGAATTCGGTTGATGCAGACGCCGCGCGCGGCATGATTGGCAAACGCGGCGAAGTGACCGTCGCCGTCGCGCCGCCGGGCATCGTGATGGTAGACGGCGTGCGCGTGAATGCGATGTGCGCAACCGGATACATCAAGAAAAGTGCAAAGGTGCGGATCGTGTCCGCGAAGGATAATATGGTGATTGTGGATCCCGTCGTGGAAACCTGCGAAAGGACAGACTGA